A DNA window from Sporosarcina sp. ANT_H38 contains the following coding sequences:
- a CDS encoding demethylmenaquinone methyltransferase — protein MSLSKEQKVHTVFEKISVDYDKMNSVISFNQHKKWRDDIMSRMNVHKGASALDVCCGTADWTIAIAEATGATGRVTGLDFSDGMLEAGRPKVAAHPNITLVQGNAMELPFPDDSFDFVTIGFGLRNVPDYLAVLKEMNRVLKPGAMIACLETSQSELPGYRQLFRFYFKFIMPLLGKVFAKSYKEYSWLQESADDFPGMKQLAQLFTEAGFNGVSFKSYSGGAAAGHVGYKQ, from the coding sequence TTGTCATTATCTAAAGAACAGAAAGTCCATACCGTTTTCGAAAAAATATCCGTCGATTACGACAAGATGAATTCCGTAATCAGTTTCAACCAACATAAGAAATGGCGTGATGACATCATGTCACGTATGAACGTTCACAAAGGCGCCAGTGCTCTGGACGTATGTTGTGGAACTGCAGATTGGACAATCGCCATTGCAGAGGCTACAGGTGCTACAGGGCGTGTTACTGGTCTCGACTTCAGCGATGGGATGCTAGAAGCCGGCCGACCGAAAGTTGCAGCACATCCAAACATCACACTTGTACAAGGGAATGCGATGGAATTACCGTTCCCAGACGATTCGTTTGATTTTGTTACAATTGGTTTCGGTTTGCGAAACGTTCCGGATTATTTAGCGGTTTTGAAAGAAATGAACCGTGTCTTAAAGCCAGGTGCAATGATTGCATGTCTAGAAACTTCTCAATCTGAACTTCCAGGCTACAGGCAGTTATTCCGATTTTATTTCAAATTTATAATGCCTCTTCTTGGAAAGGTTTTTGCGAAGAGTTACAAAGAATATTCATGGCTTCAAGAATCGGCAGATGATTTCCCAGGGATGAAACAACTTGCCCAGCTATTCACGGAAGCTGGCTTCAATGGAGTGTCCTTTAAGTCGTACAGTGGTGGCGCAGCGGCTGGCCACGTCGGATATAAACAATAA
- a CDS encoding heptaprenyl diphosphate synthase component 1, which produces METQKIKLHIDNYISEVEKSIREPIVDRDVGRITIDTVKAFILLLPMLNGERWNNRLNTAAIAVGAVHAAFDAHDSINVIDATSKQQQLTVLSGDYFSGVHYRLLASLPEFGFIRSLSEKIGQINEMKTIFQHQLPGGPEKLIEAVRIIEAGCITDFLYTFGFAQYVPLASATLSLLWFDEANADFNSNSGKHSRRAINAADADHAIFLLHAEMRKALDAADYLQPFLQQNIRDLAMPLLGKLN; this is translated from the coding sequence ATGGAAACCCAAAAAATTAAACTGCATATAGATAATTATATAAGTGAAGTAGAGAAATCAATTCGCGAGCCAATCGTGGATAGGGATGTCGGTCGAATAACAATCGATACTGTAAAAGCCTTTATACTCCTGTTGCCAATGTTGAACGGGGAAAGGTGGAACAATCGTTTAAATACTGCAGCAATCGCAGTCGGTGCTGTTCATGCTGCTTTTGATGCCCATGATTCGATTAATGTAATTGATGCTACATCAAAACAACAACAACTTACTGTTTTGTCGGGAGATTATTTCAGTGGAGTCCATTACAGACTTCTCGCATCTCTTCCTGAATTCGGTTTCATCCGTTCATTGTCAGAAAAAATCGGGCAAATAAATGAGATGAAGACAATTTTTCAACATCAATTACCTGGTGGTCCTGAAAAATTGATAGAAGCAGTTAGGATCATCGAAGCGGGATGTATAACTGATTTTTTATATACATTCGGTTTTGCACAGTACGTCCCACTTGCAAGTGCAACATTGTCACTTTTATGGTTTGATGAAGCGAATGCTGATTTCAATTCTAATTCGGGTAAACATTCTCGCCGTGCGATAAATGCAGCTGATGCGGATCATGCAATTTTTCTTCTTCATGCCGAAATGCGGAAAGCGCTTGATGCAGCTGATTACCTTCAGCCTTTTTTACAGCAAAACATCCGTGACTTGGCGATGCCGTTACTTGGAAAACTGAATTAA
- the mtrB gene encoding trp RNA-binding attenuation protein MtrB — protein MTQTDYIVIKAKEDGVNVIGLTRGNDTKFHHTEKLDCGEVMIAQFTDHTSAMKIRGKADVHTAYGVLSSEGKG, from the coding sequence ATGACACAAACCGACTATATCGTTATAAAAGCGAAAGAAGACGGCGTGAACGTAATCGGTCTGACACGAGGAAACGACACGAAGTTTCATCATACGGAAAAATTAGACTGTGGTGAAGTGATGATCGCACAATTTACTGATCATACGTCAGCAATGAAAATACGTGGTAAAGCTGACGTTCATACCGCATACGGTGTCTTGTCAAGCGAAGGGAAAGGCTAA
- the folE gene encoding GTP cyclohydrolase I FolE: MNVVDYEKIEKAVLMILEAVGEDPEREGLLDTPKRVAKMYAEVFEGLNKDPKDYFKTVFHENHDEVVLVKDIPFYSMCEHHLVPFFGNAHIAYIPRDGVVAGLSKLARAVETTARRPQLQERITSTIAEAMMEMLNPIGVYVVIEAEHMCMTMRGIKKPGAKTVTTVARGIYEQDDVKRAEILSLIKMS, translated from the coding sequence ATGAATGTTGTCGATTATGAAAAAATAGAAAAGGCAGTTTTAATGATTCTTGAAGCAGTCGGTGAAGATCCCGAGCGTGAGGGGCTGTTAGATACTCCGAAGCGTGTCGCAAAGATGTACGCCGAAGTATTTGAAGGTTTAAATAAAGATCCTAAAGACTATTTTAAAACAGTATTTCATGAAAATCACGATGAAGTCGTACTTGTAAAGGATATACCGTTTTATTCGATGTGTGAACATCACCTTGTGCCATTTTTTGGAAATGCGCATATTGCATACATACCGCGTGACGGAGTAGTTGCAGGTTTAAGTAAATTAGCGAGAGCTGTCGAAACAACTGCCAGAAGGCCACAGCTTCAGGAACGCATCACATCAACAATTGCGGAAGCCATGATGGAAATGCTAAATCCAATCGGTGTATATGTAGTAATCGAAGCGGAACATATGTGTATGACAATGCGCGGAATAAAGAAACCCGGTGCAAAGACAGTAACCACGGTCGCGCGAGGTATTTACGAACAGGATGATGTGAAACGGGCTGAGATCCTATCACTTATCAAGATGTCTTGA
- a CDS encoding HU family DNA-binding protein, translating into MNKTELITSVAEAAELTKKDATKAVEAVFDTIQSTLASGEKVQLIGFGNFEVRERAARKGRNPQSGEEIDIAASKVPAFKAGKALKDAVK; encoded by the coding sequence GTGAATAAAACAGAATTGATTACCTCTGTAGCTGAAGCAGCAGAACTAACTAAGAAAGATGCTACAAAAGCTGTCGAAGCTGTATTCGATACGATCCAATCTACTCTTGCAAGTGGTGAGAAAGTACAATTGATCGGTTTCGGTAACTTCGAAGTGCGTGAGCGCGCAGCTCGTAAAGGACGTAACCCGCAATCTGGGGAAGAGATCGATATCGCTGCAAGCAAGGTACCAGCTTTCAAAGCAGGTAAAGCGCTTAAAGACGCGGTAAAATAA
- the spoIVA gene encoding stage IV sporulation protein A — MKEELYENLARRTDGDIYIGVVGPVRVGKSTFVKRVMEEVVIPNMTEASDRIRAQDELPQSSPGSVIMTSEPKFVPAQGTSVSVGDGELKFQIRLADCVGYVIDGVKGYEDENGPKLVHTPWHNEPIPFEEAARIGTDKVIRDHSTIGILVTTDGTVNNIPRSAAEVAEVEIVNKLKDIGKPFVIVLNSKMPANDRTVALKRELHERYGVPVIAISADQLNAQEIQLILKEALYEFPISDIDIQKPDWMDVLGSEHELNANIDRVINEGFLGVSKIREVQELAERLKDEKYVKQAEVIEVDAGKGKAIVKISMDEQAFREICEGIMGQEIGSKKDWLLFVQDAAKAKKSYDMYSEAIDTARKQGYGVALPTIEDFNPSAPELIKQNNFFGVRMKATAPSLHIIRVDMEAEFSPLIGSEFHSHHLLKELKNAYLHDRKALWETQLFGTPLHEVMKESIRFKTASVPMKARKRLRETIEQMVNDGNKGMITFIV; from the coding sequence ATGAAAGAGGAATTATATGAAAATCTGGCTAGACGTACAGACGGTGATATTTATATTGGTGTTGTCGGTCCTGTTCGTGTAGGGAAATCTACGTTCGTTAAAAGAGTTATGGAAGAAGTCGTTATTCCAAATATGACGGAAGCATCGGATCGGATTCGTGCGCAGGATGAGCTTCCTCAGAGTTCACCAGGCTCAGTTATCATGACATCAGAACCGAAATTCGTGCCAGCCCAAGGGACTTCGGTATCTGTAGGGGATGGTGAGTTGAAGTTTCAAATCAGGCTTGCAGATTGCGTTGGCTATGTTATAGACGGCGTAAAGGGCTATGAAGATGAGAATGGCCCGAAATTGGTTCACACGCCATGGCACAACGAACCAATACCGTTTGAAGAAGCGGCGCGTATTGGAACGGATAAGGTGATTCGTGATCATTCTACGATTGGTATTCTTGTAACGACGGATGGAACGGTAAATAATATTCCGCGATCTGCAGCAGAAGTTGCTGAAGTAGAAATTGTGAATAAGTTAAAAGATATTGGCAAGCCTTTTGTCATTGTTCTGAATTCTAAAATGCCGGCAAATGACAGGACAGTCGCATTAAAACGAGAGCTACATGAAAGATATGGGGTGCCTGTCATTGCGATAAGTGCTGATCAGTTAAACGCACAGGAAATTCAACTCATTTTAAAAGAAGCATTATACGAATTTCCGATTTCTGATATTGACATCCAAAAACCGGATTGGATGGACGTACTTGGAAGTGAACATGAACTGAATGCTAACATCGACAGGGTAATTAACGAAGGGTTTCTGGGCGTATCAAAAATCCGTGAAGTGCAGGAACTTGCAGAGAGATTAAAAGACGAAAAATATGTTAAGCAAGCAGAAGTTATAGAAGTAGATGCTGGTAAAGGGAAAGCAATCGTGAAAATCTCTATGGACGAACAGGCTTTCCGTGAAATTTGTGAAGGGATTATGGGACAGGAAATCGGTTCGAAAAAAGATTGGTTGTTGTTTGTTCAAGATGCGGCCAAAGCGAAAAAATCTTACGATATGTACTCAGAAGCAATTGATACAGCTAGGAAACAAGGCTATGGTGTCGCTCTTCCGACAATTGAAGATTTCAATCCTTCTGCACCAGAACTGATTAAGCAGAATAACTTTTTCGGCGTTCGCATGAAAGCGACAGCACCGTCGCTTCACATTATACGGGTTGATATGGAAGCCGAATTTTCTCCATTAATTGGCTCCGAATTTCATAGCCATCATCTATTAAAGGAATTGAAGAATGCTTATCTGCATGACAGAAAGGCTTTATGGGAAACACAGCTTTTCGGAACACCGCTCCATGAAGTTATGAAAGAAAGCATCCGATTCAAAACAGCTTCCGTTCCGATGAAAGCAAGAAAACGTCTTCGGGAGACGATTGAACAGATGGTGAACGATGGAAATAAAGGCATGATTACATTTATCGTATAA
- a CDS encoding DUF2768 domain-containing protein gives MDKMWLSFYAMGFMVISMGLIYVSRHKLQNKVLKFAFAIIAYSLLIFSFFAMIYLVFNGPTGGA, from the coding sequence ATGGATAAAATGTGGCTGTCGTTCTATGCAATGGGATTCATGGTTATTTCCATGGGTCTTATTTATGTGAGTCGGCATAAGCTTCAAAACAAAGTATTAAAATTTGCGTTTGCTATAATAGCCTATTCTTTACTAATTTTCTCATTTTTCGCGATGATTTATCTCGTATTCAATGGGCCAACAGGAGGGGCATGA
- a CDS encoding NAD(P)H-dependent glycerol-3-phosphate dehydrogenase translates to MEKVTVIGAGSWGTAIAFVLAENGHDCLLWARRSDQSDEINEKNTNNSYLPGISLPANLKATSDLEKAAMHGGTVIIAVPTKAIRGVCAELNEMAISSKLIVHVSKGIEPDSLKRISEMIAEELDTSKVSAIVVLSGPSHAEEVVLRHPTTVTAASLDLDAAEKVQDLFMNNYFRVYTNPDIVGVEIGAALKNVIALAAGISDGLGYGDNAKAALITRGLAEISRLGVKMDANPLTFSGLTGLGDLIVTCTSVLSRNWKAGNMLGKGKSLDEVVSGMGMVIEGVRTAKAAHQLAAQHGVSMPLTEALYSILFENVPPKQAVDQLMNRMKKQEIEDLFGNR, encoded by the coding sequence ATGGAAAAAGTAACTGTTATAGGCGCAGGAAGCTGGGGGACAGCAATTGCTTTTGTTCTGGCTGAAAATGGTCATGACTGTTTACTCTGGGCAAGGCGTTCTGATCAGTCAGATGAAATCAATGAAAAAAATACAAATAATTCTTATTTACCGGGTATTTCTTTACCCGCTAATTTGAAAGCGACATCAGACTTGGAAAAAGCAGCGATGCATGGCGGTACCGTCATCATCGCTGTTCCAACAAAAGCGATTCGCGGTGTTTGCGCCGAATTGAATGAAATGGCAATCAGTTCTAAATTGATTGTCCATGTATCCAAAGGAATTGAACCGGATTCATTGAAGAGGATTTCTGAAATGATTGCGGAAGAGCTAGATACCTCAAAAGTATCGGCTATAGTCGTTCTCTCAGGACCGAGCCATGCGGAAGAAGTTGTTTTGCGTCATCCGACGACAGTGACGGCTGCATCACTAGATTTGGATGCGGCAGAAAAAGTTCAGGATTTATTTATGAATAATTATTTCCGTGTTTATACAAATCCCGATATAGTGGGTGTGGAAATCGGAGCTGCACTAAAAAATGTTATTGCCTTGGCAGCTGGTATATCTGATGGTCTAGGATACGGTGATAACGCAAAAGCTGCGCTAATAACGCGCGGATTAGCAGAGATTTCAAGACTCGGTGTGAAGATGGATGCGAATCCACTTACATTTTCAGGTTTGACAGGACTCGGAGATCTGATTGTCACATGTACGAGTGTACTTTCACGTAATTGGAAAGCTGGTAACATGCTTGGTAAAGGTAAGAGCTTAGATGAGGTCGTGTCAGGCATGGGGATGGTCATTGAGGGTGTCCGGACAGCTAAAGCTGCACATCAGCTAGCAGCCCAGCACGGAGTCTCTATGCCGCTCACAGAGGCACTGTACTCCATACTGTTTGAAAATGTACCGCCGAAACAAGCTGTCGACCAACTTATGAACCGTATGAAGAAGCAGGAAATCGAGGATCTCTTCGGCAACCGCTAA
- the der gene encoding ribosome biogenesis GTPase Der — MNKPTVAIVGRPNVGKSTIFNRIVGERISIVEDVSGVTRDRIYSSADWLAHEFNLIDTGGIDIGDEPFLEQIRLQAEIAIDEADVIIFLVNGREGVTDADEQVAKILYKTKKPVVLAVNKVDNPDMRDMIYDFYSLGFGEPYPISGAHGLGLGDLLDAVANDFPEPGDEEVEDDVIRFSLIGRPNVGKSSLVNAFLGEERVIVSDIPGTTIDAIDTAYEYEGQKYKIIDTAGMRKKGKVYENVEKYAVLRALKAIDRSDVVLIVINGEEGIREMDKRIAGYAEDAGKGVMFVVNKWDAVVKDDKTMNKFIADIRDNFLFLDYAPISFVSAKTKQRVNTLFEKVKLVSENHSLRIQSSVLNEVIEDAVARNPAPNNKGRRLRIYYATQVAVKPPTFVVFVNDVEIMHFSYERFLQNRLRESFGFEGTPIRIITRARS, encoded by the coding sequence ATGAATAAACCAACAGTAGCGATAGTCGGTAGGCCGAACGTCGGGAAATCGACAATATTTAACCGAATCGTTGGTGAACGTATTTCAATTGTAGAAGACGTTTCAGGCGTTACCCGTGACCGCATTTATAGCTCCGCAGATTGGCTTGCACACGAATTCAACCTTATTGATACAGGCGGAATCGATATTGGAGACGAGCCATTTCTTGAGCAAATCCGATTACAAGCAGAGATTGCAATTGACGAAGCGGACGTTATCATTTTTCTTGTAAATGGCCGTGAAGGGGTAACTGATGCTGATGAACAAGTTGCCAAAATACTGTACAAAACGAAAAAACCTGTCGTACTTGCTGTAAATAAAGTTGATAATCCAGATATGCGTGACATGATTTATGATTTCTATTCCCTAGGATTCGGAGAACCTTATCCGATTTCTGGTGCACATGGTCTAGGTCTTGGAGATTTGCTTGATGCAGTAGCGAATGATTTTCCGGAACCAGGAGATGAAGAAGTAGAAGATGATGTCATCCGTTTTTCGTTGATAGGTAGACCAAATGTAGGGAAATCATCACTCGTTAATGCATTTTTAGGCGAAGAACGAGTTATCGTTAGTGATATACCTGGAACAACAATTGACGCTATTGATACGGCTTATGAATATGAAGGACAGAAGTATAAGATTATTGATACAGCCGGAATGCGCAAAAAAGGGAAAGTCTATGAAAATGTAGAGAAATATGCTGTTCTTCGTGCACTAAAAGCGATTGACCGTTCCGATGTCGTTCTCATCGTTATAAATGGAGAAGAAGGCATCCGTGAAATGGACAAGCGAATCGCTGGCTATGCAGAAGATGCTGGAAAAGGCGTCATGTTTGTTGTTAACAAGTGGGATGCTGTCGTAAAAGATGATAAGACGATGAATAAATTTATTGCGGATATCCGTGATAATTTCCTATTCCTTGACTATGCACCGATTTCTTTTGTTTCGGCAAAAACGAAACAGCGTGTTAATACGTTGTTTGAAAAAGTTAAGTTAGTTAGTGAGAACCATTCACTTCGTATCCAATCGAGTGTCTTGAACGAAGTAATAGAAGATGCTGTAGCAAGAAATCCTGCACCTAATAATAAAGGACGTAGACTGCGTATTTACTACGCTACGCAAGTGGCTGTCAAACCACCAACTTTCGTTGTCTTTGTGAACGATGTAGAAATCATGCATTTCTCTTATGAGCGCTTTTTACAAAACCGACTTCGGGAGTCATTTGGCTTCGAAGGAACTCCAATCAGGATTATTACGCGCGCGAGAAGCTAA
- the rpsA gene encoding 30S ribosomal protein S1 produces the protein MTEDMNLETVNIYNEGDRVTGKVTKIEEKSVTVEIDGAPFDGVIPISELSSLHIEKAEDVVAVGNVLELIVMKVEDDNYVLSKRKVDAEDAWGSLEEKYNNKETIETEVKDVVKGGLVVDLGVRGFIPASLVEDYFVETFEEYKGRMMTFKIVEMDKEKNRLILSHRAVIQEEKASQKGEVLDNLKEGEVLKGTVQRIASFGAFVDIGGVDGLVHISQLSHDHIEKVTDVLKEGEKVNVKILSIDRDSERISLSIKDTLSGPWEGIEEKAPKGSKFEGTVKRLVSYGAFVEVFPGVEGLVHISRISHQHIGTPHEVLQEGQKINVKVLEVNTQDKRLSLSIKDLIEKEDNNSYENYEMPEASGFSLGDVIGDQLKKFSNKD, from the coding sequence ATGACTGAAGACATGAACTTGGAAACAGTGAACATCTACAATGAAGGTGACCGCGTTACCGGGAAAGTGACTAAAATCGAAGAAAAGTCTGTGACGGTTGAAATTGATGGTGCTCCATTTGATGGTGTCATTCCAATCAGTGAACTATCGAGCCTTCACATCGAAAAAGCTGAAGATGTAGTAGCGGTAGGAAATGTCCTTGAACTGATTGTTATGAAAGTGGAAGATGATAATTATGTCCTATCAAAACGAAAAGTCGATGCGGAAGATGCATGGGGTTCCCTGGAAGAGAAATACAATAATAAAGAAACAATCGAAACGGAAGTAAAAGACGTTGTTAAAGGCGGACTAGTTGTTGACCTTGGCGTACGCGGCTTCATTCCGGCATCACTTGTCGAAGATTATTTCGTTGAAACGTTTGAAGAATATAAAGGTCGTATGATGACGTTTAAAATTGTTGAAATGGATAAAGAAAAAAATCGGTTAATACTTTCTCACCGTGCAGTTATTCAAGAAGAGAAGGCATCGCAAAAAGGGGAAGTATTGGATAACCTTAAAGAAGGCGAAGTGCTTAAAGGGACTGTTCAACGTATAGCATCATTCGGTGCGTTTGTAGATATTGGTGGTGTTGACGGGCTTGTTCATATTTCTCAATTGTCCCATGATCACATTGAGAAAGTAACAGATGTCTTAAAAGAAGGCGAAAAAGTGAATGTGAAAATATTATCAATCGACCGTGATTCCGAACGAATTTCACTTTCCATCAAAGATACATTATCCGGACCTTGGGAAGGAATCGAAGAGAAAGCTCCTAAAGGGTCGAAGTTTGAAGGGACTGTGAAACGTCTCGTTTCATATGGTGCGTTTGTCGAGGTATTCCCTGGTGTCGAAGGCCTCGTCCATATTTCACGTATTTCCCATCAGCACATCGGTACTCCGCATGAAGTATTGCAAGAAGGGCAAAAAATCAATGTGAAAGTGTTGGAGGTCAATACTCAAGATAAACGTTTATCTTTAAGTATTAAAGATCTTATTGAAAAAGAAGACAATAATTCTTATGAAAATTACGAGATGCCTGAAGCATCAGGGTTTTCATTGGGCGATGTTATTGGAGATCAGCTAAAGAAATTTTCAAATAAAGACTAA
- a CDS encoding 1-acyl-sn-glycerol-3-phosphate acyltransferase — protein sequence MNLYPLGKLLSSAVFYPLYRIKVIGAENFPKEGGVLLCANHIDNVDPPVVGITSPRPVHFMAKEELFKMPILKSILPKVNAFPVKRGMSDREAFRNTLKILKSGKVVGMFPEGTRSKTGELGKGLAGAGFFALKGDAVVVPCAIIGPYKAFKRLKVVYGKPLDMSSYRENRTSAEDVTEVIMSEIQKLIEQNK from the coding sequence ATGAATTTATATCCACTAGGTAAATTGCTCAGCAGCGCAGTCTTTTATCCGTTATATCGTATTAAAGTAATTGGTGCAGAGAATTTCCCGAAAGAAGGGGGTGTCCTTCTCTGCGCGAATCATATTGACAATGTCGATCCTCCGGTTGTCGGAATTACTAGTCCAAGGCCTGTTCATTTCATGGCTAAAGAAGAGTTGTTTAAAATGCCGATATTAAAAAGTATTCTTCCGAAAGTTAATGCCTTTCCTGTGAAACGTGGCATGAGCGATAGGGAAGCATTCCGCAATACATTGAAAATTCTTAAGTCAGGTAAAGTTGTCGGGATGTTTCCGGAAGGGACTAGAAGTAAGACAGGTGAACTTGGCAAAGGGCTTGCGGGTGCTGGCTTCTTCGCGCTGAAGGGCGATGCGGTGGTAGTTCCTTGTGCGATTATCGGGCCTTATAAAGCATTTAAAAGATTGAAAGTTGTCTATGGGAAACCGCTCGATATGTCGTCTTATCGCGAAAATCGTACTTCAGCTGAAGATGTGACAGAGGTCATCATGAGTGAAATACAAAAACTAATTGAACAAAATAAATGA
- the cmk gene encoding (d)CMP kinase: MVIGIKIAIDGPAAAGKSTIAKITAEKLGYTYIDTGAMYRALTHKALVHNIDTSDGIELEKLLEETEIILMPSVKGQAVIVDGKDVTEDIRSQLVTANVSSVATHMGVRQLMVDKQRDLAKGAGVVMDGRDIGTAVLPNAELKIFMTASVEERAMRRHIENEKRGFITSLEQLKAEIAERDRADSEREVSPLRQAEDAIHIDTTSMSIADVAEIISGLAEKRMNL; encoded by the coding sequence ATGGTAATAGGGATAAAAATTGCAATTGATGGTCCTGCTGCAGCAGGAAAAAGTACAATTGCTAAAATCACAGCTGAAAAATTGGGCTATACGTATATCGATACAGGTGCTATGTATCGTGCACTTACGCATAAGGCGCTTGTTCACAACATAGATACTAGTGATGGAATTGAACTTGAAAAGTTATTGGAAGAAACGGAGATCATTCTTATGCCGTCTGTTAAAGGTCAAGCGGTCATTGTGGATGGTAAAGATGTCACTGAAGACATCCGTTCGCAATTGGTGACTGCTAATGTATCTTCCGTCGCTACTCATATGGGTGTTCGACAGTTAATGGTCGATAAACAGCGAGACTTGGCAAAAGGTGCAGGCGTTGTAATGGATGGTCGCGATATCGGGACAGCTGTACTGCCGAATGCAGAACTAAAGATTTTCATGACGGCTTCTGTTGAGGAAAGAGCAATGAGACGTCACATAGAAAACGAAAAGCGTGGCTTCATAACATCACTTGAACAATTAAAAGCTGAAATTGCTGAACGTGATCGTGCGGATAGTGAAAGAGAAGTGTCTCCACTTAGACAAGCTGAAGATGCCATTCATATCGATACGACTTCGATGTCAATTGCAGATGTGGCGGAAATAATTAGTGGGCTTGCAGAAAAGAGGATGAACTTATGA
- a CDS encoding flagellar brake protein, translating into MLLSIGTIIVIDKDFTKDSEKFKSKVVDIGDGFVMIDYPTHIETGRTAFFMDGTQLNVTFIDNLKMSYAFRTEVSGRLNEGIPMIKLSYPGDDQLIKVQRREFVRVESAIDIAVEKDGRFTQYVAADFSAGGVALNLLNRDAFKVDEILSLTIVLPFMNHEIKYVKADARVIRIWEKDGRIIASLQFEAINQVERQYVIRFCFERQLQMRDIK; encoded by the coding sequence ATGCTACTTTCGATTGGGACGATTATTGTTATCGATAAAGACTTTACAAAGGATAGCGAAAAGTTCAAAAGTAAAGTAGTTGATATAGGAGACGGATTCGTGATGATTGACTACCCAACTCATATTGAAACGGGGCGTACTGCATTTTTCATGGATGGTACACAATTGAACGTAACATTCATAGATAATTTGAAAATGTCTTATGCTTTCCGGACTGAAGTGAGTGGTCGGCTTAATGAGGGAATTCCGATGATAAAATTATCCTACCCTGGCGATGATCAGCTAATAAAGGTTCAACGACGTGAATTTGTGAGGGTGGAATCAGCAATCGATATTGCTGTTGAGAAAGATGGACGTTTCACCCAGTATGTGGCGGCAGATTTTAGCGCAGGCGGTGTCGCGCTAAATCTCCTTAACCGAGATGCATTCAAAGTGGATGAGATATTATCATTGACAATCGTGCTGCCTTTCATGAATCATGAAATTAAATATGTCAAAGCTGATGCACGGGTTATTAGAATTTGGGAAAAAGATGGAAGAATAATTGCTTCACTTCAATTTGAGGCGATCAATCAGGTTGAACGTCAATACGTTATTCGATTCTGTTTTGAGCGGCAGTTGCAAATGAGAGATATTAAATAG